Proteins found in one Cobetia sp. L2A1 genomic segment:
- a CDS encoding DUF1294 domain-containing protein, with protein MNHQGRLTRWNDDKGFGFIKPSLGGQEVFAHISAYKGRGRPKASAQVAYQLGMDEQGRPRVTRFRVEGAGGTSSAVNVGVWVSLLVALGVIGGLYVAWQQGVLPWMLLAMYLGMSLLAFLSYWTDKQAARRGAWRVTESTLHLMELTCGWPGAWFAQQLLRHKTRKRSYQVTFWCAVLLNIGAVGWLVLSPDASSLRQMLGFPISTGDMMIKWS; from the coding sequence ATGAATCATCAAGGAAGATTGACGCGCTGGAACGATGACAAGGGCTTTGGCTTCATCAAGCCGTCATTGGGCGGGCAGGAGGTGTTCGCTCATATCAGTGCCTACAAGGGGCGTGGCCGCCCCAAGGCCAGTGCGCAAGTGGCCTATCAGCTTGGGATGGACGAGCAGGGTCGACCACGTGTAACGCGCTTTCGTGTGGAAGGCGCAGGCGGTACTTCATCGGCCGTCAATGTCGGCGTATGGGTAAGCCTGTTGGTGGCGTTGGGCGTGATTGGCGGGTTGTATGTCGCGTGGCAGCAGGGGGTGTTGCCGTGGATGTTACTTGCCATGTATCTGGGCATGAGCCTGCTGGCCTTCCTGAGTTACTGGACGGACAAGCAGGCGGCTCGGCGTGGTGCATGGCGAGTCACGGAGAGTACCCTGCATCTGATGGAGCTGACGTGTGGCTGGCCCGGTGCTTGGTTCGCGCAGCAACTCCTGCGCCACAAGACGCGCAAGCGCAGTTATCAGGTCACCTTCTGGTGCGCAGTACTGCTCAATATCGGCGCCGTCGGCTGGCTGGTTCTGTCACCAGATGCATCGTCGTTGCGGCAGATGCTGGGGTTCCCCATCAGTACGGGTGACATGATGATCAAGTGGTCGTGA
- a CDS encoding DUF2628 domain-containing protein — translation MATFSILEHPLHGPRAVKQGWSWPAFFFGVFWALYKRIWMLAACLFGFIVLSSMLIPATMEGQLISNVLFLGLNLTISLKGNQWYASLLETQGYQYQMQVEARNPNEALARSAEQKAAMAKDAIQGSFRDDDQRTEHDDNDHDNDQNGGGNAGGSKSTGTFVG, via the coding sequence ATGGCGACATTCAGCATTCTCGAGCATCCCCTTCACGGCCCCCGTGCCGTCAAGCAAGGGTGGTCGTGGCCGGCCTTCTTTTTCGGGGTTTTCTGGGCACTCTACAAGCGTATCTGGATGCTGGCCGCTTGCCTGTTCGGCTTCATCGTACTCAGCTCCATGCTCATTCCGGCGACGATGGAAGGGCAGCTGATATCCAATGTGCTGTTTCTCGGCCTGAATCTCACGATCAGCCTCAAGGGCAATCAGTGGTATGCCAGCCTGCTGGAAACACAAGGCTATCAATATCAGATGCAGGTGGAAGCACGTAATCCGAATGAGGCGCTGGCGCGCTCAGCTGAGCAAAAGGCTGCGATGGCAAAGGATGCCATTCAGGGCAGCTTCCGTGATGACGACCAGCGTACTGAGCATGACGACAACGATCATGATAATGACCAGAATGGGGGTGGCAATGCTGGGGGTAGCAAGAGCACTGGCACCTTTGTTGGCTAG
- a CDS encoding 2Fe-2S iron-sulfur cluster-binding protein, whose amino-acid sequence MPDQHVAFFESLPVLFMGVPDKQGWPWAIVAFDAPGELCEVSPNEMVIRKTPPLAKLLDLEIDPGTKLGLLGLDMSSRRRNRLNGTVLSHDERGLRLSVDQSFGNCPQYIQQREVDWQSGTALVPRSRRVAITSSLSQRLLAQADTFFIATRAADLDAASHNGVDVSHRGGRPGFLHLNSDGSLSFPDFAGNRFFNTLGNIEQDERVSLLIPDFTSGEVLVLKGRARVDWNPQRAALIEGAERIVDVVPEQTLHVRDALPAQARLIELSPSLAQTGEWPRPTARPQGFRRLRVTRKIKESASITSFYLAPLSSDDAGIAPYRAGQSLTLRLSSTPSQPLTSGSIPVMRSYSLSQSWHDELADYRVSVRRDPQGVASRLLHDELLVGDVIETLPPTGDFTLQAASASIVLLSSGVGITPMIAMLEERIRQVTAGDTEPHEVFFVHVARDGAEQAFADQLAAWARKHAWLHLHIAHSRPSANPAATTHHHSRGRLALSPLMHWLPDMAHSHVYLCGSEGFMRAQYAALMALGLPREHLHHEFFGRGSLESETPSADDGPSRHALPAHTEITFMPRARRGQPIQPTAATVADWVPQKGTLLELAEQAGLATLSSCRSGRCGSCALRLMSGKVQYPVTPQAAIAQGEVLMCCAYPANEDPIVISVSG is encoded by the coding sequence ATGCCTGATCAGCATGTCGCATTCTTCGAGAGTCTGCCGGTGCTGTTCATGGGTGTGCCAGACAAGCAGGGTTGGCCGTGGGCTATCGTGGCTTTTGATGCGCCCGGTGAACTGTGCGAGGTGTCACCGAATGAGATGGTGATTCGCAAGACGCCGCCACTTGCCAAGTTACTTGATCTCGAGATTGATCCAGGGACCAAGCTTGGACTGCTGGGACTCGACATGAGCAGTCGACGGCGTAATCGTCTGAATGGCACCGTGCTGTCCCACGATGAGCGGGGCTTGCGACTCTCGGTTGATCAGAGCTTTGGCAATTGTCCTCAATACATCCAGCAGCGCGAGGTGGATTGGCAGTCCGGCACGGCTCTCGTCCCCAGAAGCCGGAGAGTCGCGATCACGTCATCGCTCAGCCAGAGGCTTCTGGCACAGGCCGATACGTTTTTCATCGCCACCCGCGCCGCCGACCTGGATGCAGCGTCGCATAATGGAGTGGATGTCTCGCATCGTGGCGGCAGGCCCGGGTTTCTGCATCTGAATTCGGATGGCAGTCTGTCGTTTCCTGATTTTGCCGGCAATCGCTTCTTCAATACGCTGGGCAACATTGAGCAGGACGAACGCGTCAGTCTGTTGATTCCTGATTTCACCAGCGGAGAAGTACTGGTGCTGAAGGGGCGGGCGCGCGTGGACTGGAATCCGCAACGCGCGGCATTGATTGAAGGTGCCGAGCGGATTGTGGATGTCGTGCCCGAGCAGACCCTGCATGTCAGGGATGCCCTACCCGCGCAGGCGCGCTTGATCGAGCTCTCGCCGTCGCTTGCACAGACAGGCGAATGGCCACGGCCAACGGCAAGGCCCCAGGGATTTCGTCGCCTGCGTGTCACACGCAAGATCAAGGAAAGTGCCTCGATCACGTCCTTTTATCTGGCGCCTCTCTCATCAGATGATGCGGGAATTGCTCCCTATCGTGCGGGGCAGTCTCTCACCCTGCGGTTGTCGTCGACGCCATCACAACCTCTAACCAGTGGCTCGATTCCGGTCATGCGCAGCTATAGCCTCTCGCAGAGCTGGCATGACGAGCTCGCGGACTATCGAGTTTCAGTCAGGCGTGACCCACAGGGCGTCGCCTCCCGGTTGCTGCATGATGAGCTTTTAGTGGGCGATGTGATCGAGACATTGCCGCCGACGGGCGACTTCACGTTGCAAGCAGCGTCCGCATCGATCGTGTTGCTGTCATCCGGCGTCGGCATCACACCGATGATCGCCATGCTGGAGGAGCGGATCCGGCAGGTAACGGCGGGTGATACCGAGCCACATGAGGTGTTCTTCGTTCATGTCGCGCGTGATGGCGCAGAGCAGGCCTTTGCCGACCAACTCGCTGCATGGGCGCGCAAGCATGCGTGGTTACATCTGCATATCGCACACTCACGACCCTCTGCCAATCCGGCGGCCACGACTCATCATCATTCGCGTGGACGTCTGGCGCTATCACCGCTGATGCACTGGCTACCGGACATGGCCCATAGCCATGTCTATCTGTGCGGTTCGGAAGGTTTCATGAGGGCGCAATATGCCGCACTCATGGCATTGGGGCTGCCGCGCGAGCATCTGCATCACGAGTTCTTCGGGCGTGGTTCGTTGGAATCAGAGACACCGTCCGCAGACGATGGCCCTTCGAGGCATGCATTGCCGGCACACACGGAGATTACCTTCATGCCACGGGCTCGGCGCGGACAGCCCATTCAGCCGACGGCAGCAACGGTGGCTGATTGGGTTCCGCAGAAAGGCACCTTGCTGGAGCTGGCGGAGCAGGCTGGCCTGGCCACCTTGTCGAGTTGTCGCTCCGGTCGCTGCGGCAGTTGCGCGCTACGGTTGATGTCGGGGAAAGTTCAATATCCCGTCACTCCGCAAGCGGCGATCGCTCAAGGGGAGGTATTGATGTGTTGTGCCTATCCCGCCAACGAGGATCCGATTGTCATCAGCGTGTCCGGTTAG
- a CDS encoding glutathione S-transferase family protein: MNALFPAAAAPIRLFRNPKSGHCHRVELMLALLNIPYETVDLDMANGVHKSPEYLKISPFGQVPAIEDNGIYLSDSNAILIYLTGRYDDEQRFMPSDALAAAEVQRWLSIAAGEIASGPCAARLVTVFGASFDHEQTIARAHALLRVMESHLEQQSCLAGDDITLADIAGYSYIAHAPEGGVSLAPYPNIQAWLARVEALPGFVGMATSPVLA; the protein is encoded by the coding sequence ATGAACGCTCTCTTTCCTGCAGCCGCAGCCCCCATTCGTCTGTTCCGCAATCCCAAATCCGGCCATTGTCATCGTGTCGAACTGATGCTGGCGTTGCTGAACATTCCCTATGAAACCGTCGATCTCGATATGGCCAATGGGGTGCACAAGTCCCCTGAGTACTTGAAGATCAGTCCCTTCGGACAGGTACCGGCTATCGAGGACAACGGCATCTATCTAAGTGATTCCAATGCCATCCTCATTTACCTGACAGGTCGCTATGACGACGAGCAACGCTTCATGCCCAGTGATGCGCTGGCGGCTGCCGAAGTACAACGCTGGTTGTCGATCGCGGCTGGCGAGATTGCTTCTGGCCCCTGCGCTGCGCGTCTAGTCACCGTATTCGGTGCGTCCTTCGATCATGAGCAGACCATCGCACGCGCGCATGCGCTGCTCCGTGTGATGGAATCCCATCTGGAGCAGCAGTCCTGCCTGGCCGGAGACGACATCACGTTGGCGGATATCGCGGGTTACAGCTATATCGCTCATGCGCCCGAAGGCGGTGTCAGCCTTGCGCCTTATCCCAATATCCAGGCCTGGCTTGCGCGTGTTGAAGCGCTACCTGGCTTCGTGGGCATGGCAACGAGTCCGGTCCTGGCCTGA
- a CDS encoding nuclear transport factor 2 family protein yields MSATLPRHPLPPFTPESAAQKVRLAEDGWNSRNPQQVALAYSSDTRWRNRAEFVTGRDEVAAFLTRKWSNEFEYRLIKELWTTAGDRIAVRYAYEYHNDSGQWFRAYGNENWQFDDQGLMTHRHASINEHPITESERKFHWPLGRRPDDHPGLSDFGF; encoded by the coding sequence ATGTCAGCCACTCTCCCACGCCATCCCTTGCCACCGTTCACGCCAGAGAGTGCTGCACAGAAGGTACGTCTGGCGGAAGACGGGTGGAACAGTCGCAATCCCCAGCAGGTGGCACTGGCGTATTCCTCTGATACCCGGTGGCGCAATCGCGCGGAATTCGTGACCGGGCGTGATGAGGTTGCGGCCTTCCTGACACGCAAGTGGTCCAACGAGTTCGAGTACCGCCTGATAAAGGAACTCTGGACTACGGCAGGCGACCGTATTGCTGTGCGTTATGCCTACGAATATCACAATGATAGCGGCCAGTGGTTCCGTGCCTATGGCAATGAGAACTGGCAGTTTGATGATCAGGGGCTGATGACTCACCGCCACGCCAGTATCAATGAGCACCCGATCACCGAAAGCGAGCGTAAATTCCATTGGCCACTGGGGCGGCGCCCGGATGACCACCCGGGGTTGAGCGATTTCGGGTTCTGA